The following coding sequences lie in one Verrucomicrobiaceae bacterium genomic window:
- a CDS encoding sulfatase, producing the protein MSLSRFFVVFLALHAVLHAAPPNILLMLVDDMGVMDTSVPFLTGADGKPVKHPLNEYYRTPNMERLAARGVRFNQFNAMSVCSPTRISILTGQNAARHRTTNWINPDNDNAGPQGAPDWNWRGLKKGDVTLPALLRGAGYRTIHVGKGHFGPAGSEGADPIHLGFDVNVGGASIGAPASYYGTENFGGKSKGKKKAPGKAARSSHAVPGLEQYHGQDIFLTEALTLEAKKHVTNAVQAEKPFFLYFPQYAVHAPFNSDSRFAANYANSGKPAPAQAFATLIEGMDKSLGDMLDHLESLGVAENTLVIFLGDNGSDAPLGHEHAVACAAPLRGKKGSHYEGGVRVPFIAAWAKSAADNAQQKSLPITPGAVQSQLSAVYDIFPTVLGLAGVEKPASHVIDGRALGSLLSGQRDAGREEAFLMHYPHAPHRSHYFTTYRDGAWKVIYHYFPTEVSGGSHYQLFHLETDPYEQKDLSQSHPADLKRLMEKLIAGLEAQNAVYPVEKDGTTRVKPKLP; encoded by the coding sequence ATGTCTCTTTCTCGCTTCTTTGTCGTCTTTCTTGCTCTCCATGCGGTGCTGCATGCTGCGCCGCCGAACATCCTTCTCATGCTTGTCGATGACATGGGTGTGATGGACACCTCGGTGCCGTTTTTGACTGGGGCGGATGGCAAGCCGGTGAAGCACCCGCTCAATGAGTACTACCGCACGCCGAATATGGAGCGGCTCGCGGCCCGTGGGGTGCGCTTCAATCAATTTAATGCCATGAGCGTGTGCTCACCCACGCGCATCTCCATCCTGACCGGACAAAACGCCGCCCGCCACCGCACCACCAACTGGATCAATCCTGACAACGACAACGCTGGCCCCCAAGGTGCCCCGGACTGGAACTGGCGCGGGCTGAAGAAAGGGGATGTCACCTTGCCAGCTCTGCTGCGGGGCGCGGGCTACCGCACCATCCATGTCGGCAAAGGCCACTTTGGCCCCGCAGGCTCCGAGGGGGCTGATCCGATCCATCTCGGCTTCGATGTGAATGTCGGCGGGGCTTCCATCGGTGCTCCAGCTAGCTACTACGGCACCGAAAACTTCGGCGGGAAGAGCAAGGGCAAGAAAAAAGCCCCAGGCAAAGCTGCCCGCTCGAGCCATGCCGTGCCTGGATTGGAGCAATACCACGGCCAGGACATCTTCCTCACTGAGGCACTGACTCTGGAGGCCAAAAAGCACGTCACGAATGCCGTGCAGGCCGAAAAGCCCTTCTTCCTCTACTTCCCGCAATATGCCGTGCATGCGCCTTTCAACAGCGACAGCCGATTCGCCGCGAATTACGCTAATTCTGGCAAGCCAGCTCCGGCGCAGGCCTTTGCTACCCTCATCGAAGGCATGGATAAATCCCTCGGCGACATGCTCGACCACTTAGAGTCTCTCGGCGTCGCGGAAAACACGCTGGTCATCTTTTTGGGCGATAACGGCAGTGATGCCCCGCTCGGTCACGAGCACGCCGTGGCCTGTGCAGCGCCTCTGCGTGGCAAAAAGGGCTCCCATTACGAAGGCGGCGTCCGCGTGCCCTTCATCGCTGCATGGGCGAAAAGCGCCGCGGACAATGCGCAGCAAAAAAGCCTCCCCATCACTCCCGGTGCGGTGCAGAGCCAGCTCTCTGCCGTGTATGACATTTTTCCCACCGTGCTAGGCCTCGCAGGTGTGGAAAAACCTGCCTCCCATGTCATCGACGGGCGTGCGCTCGGTTCCCTCCTCAGCGGTCAGCGTGATGCAGGCCGCGAAGAGGCCTTTTTGATGCATTACCCGCATGCACCGCATCGCTCCCATTACTTCACCACCTACCGTGACGGAGCGTGGAAAGTCATCTACCACTACTTCCCCACCGAGGTGTCTGGTGGCAGCCACTACCAGCTCTTTCACCTCGAAACAGACCCCTACGAGCAAAAAGACCTCTCCCAGTCCCATCCCGCCGATTTGAAGCGCCTCATGGAAAAACTCATCGCCGGGCTCGAAGCGCAAAATGCCGTCTATCCCGTCGAAAAAGATGGCACCACTCGTGTGAAGCCAAAACTGCCGTAA